Proteins encoded together in one Bactrocera neohumeralis isolate Rockhampton chromosome 4, APGP_CSIRO_Bneo_wtdbg2-racon-allhic-juicebox.fasta_v2, whole genome shotgun sequence window:
- the LOC126755457 gene encoding putative inorganic phosphate cotransporter, whose translation MVLWCDCFNGGYQQIDTARQGPRFGIRHLQCFLAFCGLAVAYALRVNLSVAIVAMTDQNATNPAFEEYKWDEGIKSYLLSSFFWGYVVTQVPGGYMAHHYGAKYTFFFGVLICSSLAILTPLSAKIGDWPLVLALRAAQGLSQGMIFPSTHTFLSKWAPAEERARLVSYCYSGAQFGTVVMLSVSGYIASSWLGWPSIFYLSGVVGILWSFVWLFLSASTPAEHPSISVAELRYIESSGQTRRPSDAGRQSSGTQTQPHKLPWAQIFTSPPFLTLIFVHLANNWGFWTLLTEIPTYLKNILGMDIRSSGPLSALPYFAMCLLSYAFIFLGDFLNARYTTRLWVSRKFFNTIGQWVPMVALIGLGYINAGGSVKLAITLLTIAVGANAATYLGFQVNHIDIAPNFAGTLMGITNCVANVISIIAPLTVGLIVTDEENPAQWRIVFYVSAFFYFVGNLFFLVFGRTSPQKWNFPQGQPAAAAGRGDNSTYNGDDIHEITDDETAPLNRNAAP comes from the exons ATGGTTTTATGGTGTGATTGTTTCAATGGTGGCTATCAGCAAATTGATACTGCACGACAAG GTCCACGTTTTGGTATACGTCATCTACAATGTTTTCTCGCCTTTTGTGGCTTGGCAGTGGCTTATGCGCTGCGCGTAAATCTATCTGTAGCCATTGTGGCGATGACAGATCAAAATGCCACAAATCCAGCATTTGAG GAGTACAAATGGGATGAGGGCATTAAGTCCTATCTGCTCAGCAGCTTTTTCTGGGGTTATGTCGTGACACAAGTGCCCGGTGGCTACATGGCGCACCACTATGGTGCCAAGTATACATTCTTTTTTGGAGTGCTTATCTGCTCTTCGCTGGCCATTTTGACACCGTTGAGCGCCAAAATCGGAGACTGGCCTTTAGTGTTGGCGCTGCGTGCGGCACAAGGTCTATCGCAAGGCATGATTTTTCCATCTACACATACATTTCTATCCAAATGGGCACCAGCCGAGGAGCGTGCACGTCTGGTCAGCTACTGCTATTCGGGCGCACAATTCGGTACGGTTGTAATGCTGTCGGTTAGCGGTTATATAGCATCCTCATGGCTTGGTTGGCCCAGTATATTTTACCTCTCCGGTGTTGTCGGCATTTTGTGGTCATTCGTTTGGTTATTCCTAAGCGCCAGCACACCTGCGGAGCATCCATCGATTAGTGTAGCCGAGTTGCGTTATATTGAATCGTCCGGACAAACACGTCGGCCTTCCGATGCTGGTCGTCAAAGCAGTGGCACACAAACACAACCACACAAATTACCATGGGCTCAAATATTCACTTCACCACCATTCCTAACGTTGATTTTTGTGCATTTAGCGAATAATTGGGGCTTCTGGACACTGCTCACCGAAATACCAACATACTTGAAGAATATTCTCGGTATGGATATACGTAGTAGTGGTCCGCTCTCCGCGTTACCCTACTTTGCTATGTGTCTGCTGTCCTATGCTTTCATCTTTTTGGGCGATTTTCTTAATGCGCGCTATACAACGCGTCTATGGGTATCACGCAAATTCTTCAACACCATCGGTCAATGGGTGCCGATGGTGGCACTGATCGGTTTGGGTTATATAAATGCCGGCGGTAGTGTTAAATTGGCTATAACATTGTTGACCATAGCAGTGGGTGCAAATGCGGCCACTTATCTGGGCTTTCAAGTCAATCACATTGATATCGCGCCAAATTTCGCCGGCACATTGATGGGTATTACCAATTGTGTGGCGAATGTGATAAGCATAATAGCACCGCTCACAGTTGGACTGATTGTGACAGATGAG GAAAATCCCGCACAATGGCGTATTGTGTTCTATGTGAGTGCATTCTTCTATTTCGTCGGCAATCTGTTCTTCCTTGTCTTTGGTCGTACGAGTCCACAAAAATGGAACTTCCCACAAGGTCAGCCAGCTGCTGCTGCAGGTCGAGGCGATAACAGTACATACAACGGCGATGACATACACGAAATAACCGATGATGAGACTGCGCCTTTGAATCGCAATGCTGCACCATGA
- the LOC126756081 gene encoding proteoglycan 4, with amino-acid sequence MTRQQQTFNTPTSALIACLCVCLFAHAQAAEKWSRQLEPTSPGVSDSFDWVPLAQPVDSSTAKDRSANARVLTYSQAFPPNGRFGDLPKPHNPPAPQQQPFDFPYQFQRFVNQPQTRPQIGSPFGASPLKASALQGGEPTSQSFFKFEMPFRPDGGNRDVGATGPSSLQTGYQIQHTFGGGGAQATLFSSPLYNQQPVFPPEFHPIPQKPIQQPLQKPLPQQNYIEDSFPAKNIYRESKPNPTQQSLQSVTPQVFPADPPVEQFFDLNKPQSSYNGQIPSYQQPESLPTAPFQQSAPTAPALAPNSNAGNPQDVQLLYVPYDTLYNQQKPESQAYEVNKYNVNPSLPTVNPFQINNFYTQDTLGSLDQQNYFTSTPSTSTSRPKTTTLKPTTIFQNYVNPQQQLTTPRPKPKAHQPPLAMFLVRNSARPTQADVVSALRHSNTIAVVDAPTKKIPDIFVGPAGMSTPEGYAKFELPYLSQLAQTRELREIPFFVAPLSYRTPSGFNKILLPEPHVGSIVINLAKSNSATQEIVSQPAKPSAVYSQNDINQYQPPQPTQRVRPQRVKQPSATKDYYPALNEPVQKPRDQFEITTQRSTLAPTRGNKFNYFYNQDAIREVNSPKVTKLDRPKKKRPQHTVQQQQQQPIEQPAFTQTINNPYAQFQPAPNQIINDDIYKVQPNRPAPSTSTSTSTTTTTTSTTSTTAAPAHTFFTYNPNGQVDYQNANGPLYSFGTIPKEPVEEQLPRFTTRPPTSTTPEEEYRMKQYFRQQDAFRNRPQLVNPTNPPFEQVQYTPVDLDYERDANVPSTTHKTTSTTKQRITFYSPSQSAISGPEDAYNVVSPQRPDVLELQREKDVQLELKPHRQQASSQRPLYNQNEIPDSTVEYDPNPYHVPSELPPLTPNLPGLVNNLQEKDKQNAIGELATTTPNQPEPEPEQPTRPTRRPLNRVRKPLVSKVTSSVSYSETETSTRRPAQRVRRPFGSRATASTTTSPDNEGEITPTTRRPSSAARNPLIRNPNRIRYQPTQEERQSLRTKHRKKYGESGKDEDLDYQRDVLNQNYPVIKPLSSRKPSSPTAIPSSYATNYGSEAPTSETQQVYTVTPSNTVETNEQTFPAGMLEPMQIAQQYSQYTKDNFGPGYFPNQEDLSPTEPIIRNEINPVFTTLPSTTSTTTTTAAPTTTTEEPLVTTRRSPFIRRNYPRLRTTTTEPPTTTTPETETKTSLRPRIPPRKVIRVRARTRRPQILSSTTSIPEEEAEVEEPKNNFRKINRFNHDLYENEASPPQRRRQRPNFQLDGQESQWSPALKFGGNHHFKPTNPKEQNKEKEHKFEEEPEIVTIGPEDSKKADNFEVNVSAGFGETKPTLKGPNLKPEKSFAELLEEVMGKAPEEKPLESAEESTQRTTDGTFFESQKTTIFNRVNRRNKFKKLRLPSTQNTESFETAESQGLGSQLYNSLYGKEKSTDEIVKELKTTTPLTPESSTLTTTTNSPLSTMNTNEPTTSEPLEVTSFATTLAMDDDLDRSTIAPTGNEDENATEESATRRMDEAVDDLESQPSIFSEVKRQLHDLFAIDESEDHAVTAALAAVGKRRQEYMNIKRTKADTTTQAMNAVTEEATEPTLSATAVKTPADDQAKKNLMDKVIYATSTSMKVTSETEICYRGRCIRSEDLPANHKLN; translated from the exons ATGACCCGACAACAACAAACGTTTAACACCCCAACCAGCGCTTTGATCGCTTGCCTCTGTGTATGCTTGTTCGCGCATGCGCAGGCAGCTGAAAAATGGTCACGTCAATTGGAACCGACCTCACCCGGCGTCTCCGACTCGTTCGATTGGGTGCCGCTAGCGCAACCAGTGGACAGCTCGACTGCCAAAGATCGCTCAGCGAATGCGCGTGTGCTCACCTACTCACAGGCTTTTCCGCCAAATGGCCGCTTTGGTGATTTGCCAAAGCCGCATAATCCACCAGCGCCACAACAGCAGCCATTCGATTTCCCATACCAATTTCAACGTTTCGTAAATCAACCACAAACGCGTCCACAAATCGGTTCGCCTTTCGGCGCGTCACCGCTAAAAGCATCCGCACTACAAGGCGGCGAACCGACTTCACAGTCTTTCTTCAAATTTGAAATGCCTTTCCGTCCAGATGGTGGTAATCGTGATGTAGGTGCCACCGGACCAAGCTCACTGCAGACCGGCTATCAGATACAACACACCTTTGGTGGTGGCGGCGCACAAGCTACACTCTTCAGTTCACCACTATACAACCAGCAACCGGTGTTCCCACCAGAATTCCACCCAATACCACAGAAACCCATCCAGCAACCTTTGCAGAAACCGTTACCACAACAGAATTACATCGAAGACAGCTTCCCGGCTAAGAATATTTACCGCGAGTCTAAACCGAATCCAACGCAACAATCTTTGCAAAGCGTTACACCACAAGTATTCCCTGCCGACCCACCAGTGGAGCAATTCTTCGATTTGAATAAACCGCAATCCAGCTACAACGGACAAATACCTTCATACCAACAACCGGAAAGCTTACCAACAGCGCCCTTCCAGCAAAGCGCACCGACCGCACCCGCTTTGGCGCCCAACAGCAATGCTGGCAATCCACAAGATGTACAATTGCTGTATGTGCCATATGACACGCTCTATAATCAGCAAAAACCGGAGTCGCAAGCTTACGAAGTGAACAAATACAATGTGAATCCTTCTTTGCCCACGGTTAATCCATtccaaatcaataatttttatacgcAAGACACGCTTGGTTCGCTGGATCAACAGAACTATTTTACATCAACACCCAGCACGAGCACGAGCCGCCCCAAGACCACCACTCTCAAGCCAACAACTATTTTCCAGAATTATGTTAATCCTCAACAGCAATTAACTACACCACGTCCGAAACCGAAGGCTCATCAGCCACCGCTTGCTATGTTCCTGGTGCGTAACTCAGCACGTCCCACACAAGCGGATGTTGTTTCAGCACTACGTCACTCCAACACAATCGCTGTTGTTGATGCGCCCACCAAGAAGATACCAGATATATTCGTCGGTCCAGCTGGTATGTCAACTCCGGAAGGTTATGCGAAGTTTGAGCTACCCTATTTGTCGCAACTCGCACAAACTCGTGAGCTACGTGAGATACCTTTCTTTGTAGCGCCGCTTAGTTACCGCACACCAAGCGGTTTCAATAAGATCCTTTTGCCTGAGCCACATGTCGGCTCAATCGTCATAAACCTCGCCAAAAGCAACAGCGCCACACAAGAAATTGTGAGTCAGCCAGCTAAGCCAAGCGCAGTTTATAGTCAAAACGATATTAATCAATATCAGCCACCGCAGCCCACACAGCGCGTGCGTCCACAACGTGTAAAGCAGCCATCGGCAACCAAGGACTACTATCCAGCGTTGAATGAGCCTGTGCAGAAACCACGCGATCAATTTGAGATTACGACTCAACGTTCCACATTAGCGCCTACACGCGGCAACAAATTCAACTACTTCTACAATCAGGATGCCATACGCGAGGTCAACTCACCGAAGGTCACGAAACTTGATCGCCCAAAGAAGAAACGTCCACAGCACACagttcaacaacaacagcagcaaccaaTTGAACAACCTGCTTTCACACAAACCATTAACAATCCATATGCTCAATTCCAGCCAGCACCTAACCAGATAATCAATGATGATATCTACAAAGTTCAACCCAACCGTCCAGCGCCTAGCACTTCCACTTCCACAAGCACCACTACCACCACAACCAGCACAACTTCAACGACTGCTGCACCCGCACATACCTTCTTCACATACAATCCCAATGGACAGGTTGATTATCAGAACGCCAACGGTCCTCTCTACTCTTTTGGTACCATACCAAAAGAACCAGTTGAGGAGCAGTTACCACGTTTCACCACACGTCCACCCACAAGCACCACACCGGAGGAGGAGTATCGTATGAAACAGTATTTCCGCCAACAAGATGCTTTCCGTAATCGCCCACAATTAGTAAATCCCACGAATCCACCTttcgagcaggtacaatataCGCCTGTTGATTTAGACTATGAACGAGATGCCAATGTACCATCCACAACTCATAAGACTACATCGACAACCAAACAACGTATTACGTTCTACTCACCGTCGCAATCAGCGATCTCGGGACCGGAAGATGCATACAATGTGGTCTCGCCACAACGGCCGGATGTGCTAGAACTGCAGCGCGAAAAAGATGTCCAACTTGAATTGAAACCGCATCGCCAGCAAGCATCTAGTCAACGTCCTTTATATAATCAAAACGAGATTCCCGATAGCACCGTTGAATATGACCCCAATCCTTATCATGTACCCTCAGAATTGCCACCGCTCACACCAAATCTACCAGGActtgtaaataatttgcaaGAGAAGGACAAACAAAATGCTATAGGTGAACTTGCTACAACTACACCCAATCAGCCAGAGCCAGAACCAGAACAGCCCACACGTCCAACGAGACGTCCACTCAATCGTGTGCGTAAGCCTCTCGTTTCTAAAGTAACCTCTTCTGTATCCTACTCTGAAACGGAAACATCTACAAGACGTCCCGCGCAACGCGTACGTCGTCCATTTGGTTCACGCGCAACAGCCAGCACAACCACTTCACCAGATAACGAGGGCGAAATCACACCGACAACACGTCGCCCATCGTCTGCAGCACGTAATCCACTTATACGCAATCCCAATCGTATACGCTACCAACCCACACAAGAAGAACGCCAAAGCTTACGTACAAAACACCGTAAGAAGTATGGCGAATCCGGCAAAGATGAAGATTTGGACTACCAACGCGATGTATTGAATCAGAATTATCCAGTCATAAAGCCATTGTCATCACGCAAACCATCTAGTCCGACGGCAATACCGAGTTCTTATGCGACAAACTACGGTTCCGAAGCACCGACGTCTGAAACTCAACAAGTGTACACGGTTACGCCGAGCAATACGGTAGAAACGAATGAGCAGACCTTCCCAGCCGGCATGTTAGAGCCAATGCAAATCGCTCAACAGTACAGTCAGTACACTAAGGATAATTTCGGACCAGGTTATTTCCCCAACCAAGAGGATTTAAGTCCTACCGAACCGATCATACGTAATGAGATCAATCCGGTCTTTACCACATTGCCGAGTACAACAAGCACCACTACCACTACcgcagcaccaacaacaaccactgaAGAGCCGTTAGTTACCACAAGACGTTCGCCATTTATACGCCGAAATTATCCACGTTTGCGCACTACAACTACCGAACCGCCAACCACAACAACACCGGAAACCGAAACGAAAACTTCG CTGCGTCCACGCATACCACCACGTAAGGTGATTAGAGTGCGCGCACGCACGCGTCGTCCACAAATTTTATCATCAACCACGTCGATTCCAGAGGAGGAAGCTGAAGTCGAAGAGCCCAAGAATAATTTCCGCAAAATAAACCGTTTCAATCATGATCTGTATGAGAACGAG GCCTCACCACCACAAAGACGTCGTCAAAGACCGAACTTCCAACTGGATGGTCAGGAATCACAATGGTCTCCAGCATTGAAATTCGGCGGCAATCACCACTTCAAACCTACTAACCCCAAGGAACAGAATAAGGAGAAAGAACATAAGTTCGAAGAAGAGCCGGAAATCGTGACCATAGGACCTGAAGATAGCAAAAAGGCGGATAACTTTGAAGTAAACGTATCCGCAGGCTTTGGTGAGACAAAGCCAACACTTAAAGGGCCTAATCTAAA gCCCGAGAAATCCTTTGCTGAACTTCTTGAAGAAGTCATGGGCAAGGCGCCTGAAGAGAAACCACTCGAATCGGCAGAGGAGTCCACGCAGCGCACTACAGATGGAACCTTCTTTGAGTCACAGAAAACCACAATATTCAACCGCGTCAACAGACGCAACAAATTCAAGAAACTCAGACTTCCCTCAACACAAAACACTGAAAGCTTCGAAACGGCCGAGTCACAAGGTCTTGGTTCGCAACTGTACAATTCACTCTACGGCAAGGAAAAATCCACAGACGAAATAGTGAAAGAACTTAAGACGACCACGCCACTCACACCGGAATCCTctacattaacaacaacaacaaacagtccATTGAGTACAATGAACACCAACGAGCCGACAACATCGGAACCCTTAGAAGTCACGTCGTTCGCAACAACACTCGCTATGGATGATGATTTGGATAGAAGTACAATCGCGCCAACAGGAAATGAAGACGAAAATGCAACCGAAGAGAGTGCTACACGACGCATGGATGAAGCAGTCGATGATCTGGAATCGCAACCAAGCATATTCTCCGAAGTCAAGAGACAACTGCACGATCTATTCGCCATCGACGAATCGGAAGATCATGCGGTAACCGCGGCGTTGGCGGCAGTCGGCAAGCGCAGACAGGAATACATGAATATTAAACGCACCAAAGCCGATACGACAACGCAGGCGATGAATGCCGTAACGGAGGAAGCTACAGAGCCCACATTATCAGCGACGGCTGTGAAAACGCCAGCGGACGACCAAGCTAAAAAGAACTTGATGGACAAAGTCATCTACGCCACGTCCACGTCGATGAAAGTGACATCCGAAACGGAGATTTGCTATCGTGGACGTTGTATACGCTCCGAGGATTTGCCAGCGaatcataaattgaattaa